One Dehalococcoidales bacterium genomic window carries:
- a CDS encoding glycerol-3-phosphate acyltransferase, giving the protein MEIAVSLVLGLAAFLLGACPFAVLIGRKVLAKDIRKYGDGNPGAYNVFRAGGVIPGMAAVILDIAKGIPFVWLGYMIGLPFNNLLFIAVCAVLGHAFSPFLKFKGGKAIAVTFGVLIALPQTELLFLFVVFMFIAFLLIEQHSWVVMMGPTGTALSLILYSGFTLELAFVLFILILYLGKQHKELDKAPAFRISIKKRHHREEGRTNTNKQEL; this is encoded by the coding sequence ATGGAAATAGCGGTTTCACTTGTACTGGGGCTTGCCGCCTTTTTACTGGGGGCTTGTCCGTTTGCTGTCCTAATCGGCCGTAAGGTGCTTGCTAAAGATATTAGAAAGTACGGTGACGGGAATCCCGGGGCTTATAACGTCTTCCGTGCCGGAGGAGTTATCCCGGGCATGGCAGCCGTTATTTTGGATATTGCGAAAGGGATTCCGTTTGTCTGGCTGGGTTACATGATTGGCCTTCCGTTTAATAACCTTCTTTTTATTGCTGTTTGCGCAGTTTTAGGGCACGCTTTTTCACCCTTTTTGAAATTTAAGGGCGGTAAGGCGATTGCGGTTACCTTTGGAGTTTTGATTGCCCTGCCCCAAACCGAGCTCTTGTTTTTGTTTGTTGTCTTTATGTTTATTGCCTTTTTACTTATTGAACAGCATTCATGGGTAGTAATGATGGGGCCGACAGGTACTGCACTATCTTTGATTCTTTACTCCGGTTTTACTCTCGAATTAGCCTTTGTTTTATTTATTTTAATTTTATATTTAGGGAAACAGCACAAAGAATTGGATAAGGCACCCGCTTTCAGAATAAGTATTAAAAAAAGACACCACCGCGAAGAGGGGCGGACAAATACAAATAAACAGGAATTATAA
- a CDS encoding glycosyltransferase has protein sequence MLIQIIIAVILVLILTNLILNLKHLKSPSKASELPQDAPFVSVLIPARNEEVNIAQCLDSLCKQDYPHYEIIVLDDGSTDQTAPIVNWFAAHNKCLKVITGQPLPSGWSGKNYACHQLAKEAKGEWLLFVDADTMHAPHMLRSVTALALELNPSLLSGFPQQISESFIMKLFTPVWYFILMAWCPLWWMQNPKRHMPSIAIGQFMLFSRREYNRIGGHEAVKSKVLEDIWLGIEVYKNGGKHIAIDLSEVVFCKMYDNVRGIWNGLTRSVYAIAEFSSLALIFLIFMAFICFLVPFYSLLHGSFFSDVGAAVAVIVILQIVLTYLTRWLADSHFNHNFSVPSVFLHPIGIIFLILIVANAITRKTLGAGISWKERLYIDEPTADEKVTGIDPNKLR, from the coding sequence ATGTTAATTCAAATCATTATCGCCGTTATTTTAGTGCTAATCTTAACTAATCTGATTTTGAATCTGAAGCATTTAAAATCACCTTCAAAGGCAAGCGAACTGCCGCAAGACGCCCCGTTTGTATCGGTTTTAATTCCCGCCAGAAACGAAGAGGTTAATATAGCTCAATGCCTCGATTCTTTATGTAAACAAGATTACCCCCATTACGAAATAATTGTCCTTGATGACGGCTCAACCGATCAAACAGCTCCAATTGTAAATTGGTTTGCCGCCCATAATAAATGTTTAAAGGTTATTACAGGGCAGCCGTTACCTTCCGGGTGGTCAGGTAAAAATTATGCCTGCCACCAGCTGGCAAAGGAAGCCAAGGGCGAATGGCTCTTATTTGTTGATGCCGATACAATGCATGCCCCGCATATGCTCAGAAGTGTAACGGCGCTGGCACTTGAATTAAACCCTTCCCTTTTATCAGGGTTTCCGCAACAGATTTCCGAATCGTTTATTATGAAATTATTTACGCCGGTTTGGTATTTTATACTAATGGCATGGTGCCCTTTATGGTGGATGCAAAACCCGAAAAGGCATATGCCTTCCATCGCAATCGGGCAATTTATGCTCTTTTCAAGGCGCGAATATAATAGAATCGGCGGACATGAGGCCGTTAAATCCAAGGTGTTGGAAGATATATGGCTGGGAATTGAAGTTTATAAAAACGGCGGAAAACATATAGCAATTGATTTATCGGAAGTTGTCTTTTGTAAAATGTACGATAATGTCAGGGGAATATGGAACGGACTAACCCGTTCCGTTTACGCAATTGCCGAATTTTCTTCGCTTGCCCTTATCTTTTTAATTTTTATGGCATTTATATGTTTCCTGGTTCCTTTTTATTCGCTGTTACACGGCTCGTTTTTTAGTGATGTTGGTGCGGCGGTTGCTGTTATTGTCATTTTACAAATTGTATTGACATACCTCACCCGCTGGCTTGCCGATTCTCATTTTAATCATAATTTTTCCGTCCCTTCGGTCTTTTTGCACCCTATCGGGATTATATTTTTAATATTGATTGTCGCAAATGCCATTACGCGTAAGACTTTGGGGGCCGGTATCAGTTGGAAAGAAAGATTGTATATCGATGAACCAACCGCTGACGAAAAAGTTACCGGGATTGACCCTAATAAGCTAAGGTAA